The Caretta caretta isolate rCarCar2 chromosome 15, rCarCar1.hap1, whole genome shotgun sequence genome window below encodes:
- the PSMD9 gene encoding 26S proteasome non-ATPase regulatory subunit 9 isoform X2 has product MAEEAAGPEALSVREVQELVRRKDELEAQIKACYAVLEGKGVGMHEPLVDAEGYPRADVDVYQVRAARHNVICLQNDHKALMLQVEKALHQLHAREKEKQAKDEAEAQAEAMNQNPSLPQPFARVNAITPGSPASISGLQVDDEIIEFGSVDTHNFQTLQNIATVVQHSEGKPLSVTVIRGGKKLHLGLTPKQWAGKGLLGCNILPLQR; this is encoded by the exons ATGGCGGAGGAGGCCGCCGGGCCCGAGGCGCTGAGCGTGCGCGAGGTGCAGGAGCTGGTTCGCAGGAAGGATGAGCTCGAGGCCCAGATCAAAGCCTGCTACGCCgtgctggagggg AAGGGAGTCGGGATGCACGAGCCGCTGGTCGATGCTGAAGGGTATCCGCGTGCCGATGTTGACGTGTACCAAGTCCGTGCGGCCAGGCACAACGTTATCT GTTTACAGAATGATCACAAGGCCCTAATGCTGCAAGTGGAAAAagctctccaccagctgcatgcgcGAGAGAAGGAGAAGCAGGCAAAGGATGAGGCAGAAGCTCAGGCTGAGGCAATGAATCAGAACCCGAGTCTGCCACAGCCCTTCGCAAGAGTGAATGCCATCACACCAGGCTCTCCTGCTAGCATCTCG GGATTACAGGTTGATGATGAGATCATTGAGTTTGGCTCTGTCGACACACACAACTTCCAGACACTGCAGAATATTGCCACCGTGGTGCAGCACAGCGAAGGG aaacctctgagtgtgaccgTGATCCGTGGCGGCAAGAAATTACACCTCGGGCTCACACCAAAGCAGTGGGCTGGGAAAGGACTGCTGGG CTGCAATATTCTCCCCTTGCAAAGATGA
- the PSMD9 gene encoding 26S proteasome non-ATPase regulatory subunit 9 isoform X1 — translation MAEEAAGPEALSVREVQELVRRKDELEAQIKACYAVLEGQKGVGMHEPLVDAEGYPRADVDVYQVRAARHNVICLQNDHKALMLQVEKALHQLHAREKEKQAKDEAEAQAEAMNQNPSLPQPFARVNAITPGSPASISGLQVDDEIIEFGSVDTHNFQTLQNIATVVQHSEGKPLSVTVIRGGKKLHLGLTPKQWAGKGLLGCNILPLQR, via the exons ATGGCGGAGGAGGCCGCCGGGCCCGAGGCGCTGAGCGTGCGCGAGGTGCAGGAGCTGGTTCGCAGGAAGGATGAGCTCGAGGCCCAGATCAAAGCCTGCTACGCCgtgctggagggg CAGAAGGGAGTCGGGATGCACGAGCCGCTGGTCGATGCTGAAGGGTATCCGCGTGCCGATGTTGACGTGTACCAAGTCCGTGCGGCCAGGCACAACGTTATCT GTTTACAGAATGATCACAAGGCCCTAATGCTGCAAGTGGAAAAagctctccaccagctgcatgcgcGAGAGAAGGAGAAGCAGGCAAAGGATGAGGCAGAAGCTCAGGCTGAGGCAATGAATCAGAACCCGAGTCTGCCACAGCCCTTCGCAAGAGTGAATGCCATCACACCAGGCTCTCCTGCTAGCATCTCG GGATTACAGGTTGATGATGAGATCATTGAGTTTGGCTCTGTCGACACACACAACTTCCAGACACTGCAGAATATTGCCACCGTGGTGCAGCACAGCGAAGGG aaacctctgagtgtgaccgTGATCCGTGGCGGCAAGAAATTACACCTCGGGCTCACACCAAAGCAGTGGGCTGGGAAAGGACTGCTGGG CTGCAATATTCTCCCCTTGCAAAGATGA